The Falco peregrinus isolate bFalPer1 chromosome 1, bFalPer1.pri, whole genome shotgun sequence genome has a window encoding:
- the DCAF4 gene encoding DDB1- and CUL4-associated factor 4, translating to MKRNYWRGKKKRGWSSHKNSYHPHGYRRPDRNNRTERLEQEEPQTAVNAGPSSSGSLTQNSVVQELPGFYYDSEKNRYFRLLPGHNNYNPLTKESIQYKTMECKRLRLLEEEEKQKKKTTRAGLNSSVLLQKRQLGLLSSTSYCRLVHELKVNCMQRRKIEIHSPDSSVAGTNNFKIIVADVACEQIFTVNDVEHGGCKYGIINLRGLGKESLTVEMYDNLYFTNRKVNSVCWASLTHPDSHVLLCLMGIAETPGCASLLPASLFSSTNPGDRPGMLCSFKISTAWSCAWCLNPQADNCFSTGLTRRVLVTNVVTGHRQTFGTSSDVLAQQFARQTPVLYNGCRSGEVFSIDVRQRNQKGQSWKAIRLFHDSAVTSIRLLEAEHYLMAADMAGKIKLWDLRTVKCVKQYKGHHNEYAILPLHVNEEEGLLTAVGQDCYTRIWSLQDAHLLRTIPSPHPSSKDAIPSVVFSSRLGGSRGVPGLLMAVRQDLYHFSYN from the exons ATGAAGAGAAATTACTGGAGAGGCAAAAAAAAGCGTGGCTGGAGCAGTCACAAGAACAGCTACCATCCCCATGGGTACAGAAGACCCGACCGCAATAACCGTACTGAAAG GCTGGAACAGGAGGAACCTCAGACTGCAGTGAATGCAGGCCCCAGCAGCAGTGGATCTTTAACGCAGAACTCTGTAGTACAAG AACTGCCGGGATTTTACTATGACTCAGAAAAGAACCGCTACTTTCGCCTGCTGCCCGGACATAATAACTACAACCCACTCACCAAGGAGAGCATTCAGTACAAGACAATGGAATGCAAAAGACTGAGACtcttggaagaggaagaaaaacaaaagaag AAAACAACAAGGGCTGGACTGAACTCATCTGTGCTGTTACAGAAAAGGCAGCTGGGTTTGCTCAGCTCCACAAGTTATTGCAG GCTGGTCCATGAACTAAAAGTGAACTGTATGCAGAGGAGGAAGATAGAAATTCACAGTCCAGACTCCTCAGTTGCTGGAAccaacaattttaaaataattgtg GCGGATGTTGCTTGTGAACAGATATTCACTGTGAATGATGTAGAGCATGGAGGATGTAAATATGGCATCATCAACCTCCGTGGTTTGGGGAAGGAGTCTCTCACTGTGGAGATGTATGACAACCTCTACTTCACGAACCGCAAA GTGAATTCTGTGTGCTGGGCATCATTGACTCATCCAGATTCTCATGTTTt GCTGTGTCTCATGGGAATTGCAGAAACACCAGGCTGTGCCAGTCTGCTTCCAGCATCGCTGTTCAGCAGCACTAACCCAG GAGATCGACCTGGAATGCTATGCAGCTTCAAGATATCTACTGCCTGGTCCTGTGCTTGGTGCCTGAATCCCCAAGCAGACAACTGCTTCAGCACAG GCCTGACGCGACGAGTTCTTGTGACCAATGTAGTAACAGGGCATCGACAGACATTTGGAACCAGTAGTGATGTATTGGCACAACAGTTTGCCAGACAG ACCCCAGTGCTGTACAATGGCTGCCGTTCAGGCGAGGTTTTCAGCATTGATGTGCGTCAACGCAACCAAAAGGGCCAGAGCTGGAAAGCAATTCGTCTCTTCCATGACTCAGCAGTTACATCTATTCGCCTTCTTGAGGCTGAACATTATCTTATGGCAGCAGATATGGCTGGAAAG ATAAAACTGTGGGACCTGAGAACAGTAAAATGTGTGAAGCAGTACAAAGGTCATCACAATGAATACGCTATTCTTCCTTTGCACGTAAATGAGGAGGAAGGACTTCTTACAGCAG TTGGTCAGGATTGCTACACCAGAATTTGGAGTCTCCAAGATGCCCATCTGCTCAGAACcatcccttctccccacccGTCCTCCAAAGATGCCATTCCCAGTGTGGTGTTTTCTTCAAGACTTGGGGGCAGCCGAGGAGTTCCTGGCTTACTCATGGCTGTCAGACAGGATCTCTACCACTTCTCCTACAACTGA